One genomic region from Magallana gigas chromosome 3, xbMagGiga1.1, whole genome shotgun sequence encodes:
- the LOC136273383 gene encoding uncharacterized protein isoform X2, with protein sequence MKLGNDSRCVPFLFFVMSFGCCYVGGNVFEEVQSCPVNAEEWENRGQKKNCQEPIPYYICAAIENRPGRFGEICTQAGLSEPGYCVILDETTHNLNYIICNASSGCPQSHYLSKESYKYPVCYNTSYRETTTSISLTGTEQDEQITTRTLEKTKQKGSVHALAISTFMVFLCVLFVFLMPLMKKRISKRKKDLENNEADEPPLLVNTDNKLEALYTQKLSTLGRYMKFQLVKLSRVKNLRFYMVTHSESLKLHVKENFERMMNSSSVDWTKFDLDTVYTLLSNFCGITRPGAGWGYEPTDEDLSVGADIERIRILVNEYLDSKTFKVEEADQIIERWNWLKKEVDSRDIIDFDHETKINCKYF encoded by the exons atgaagTTGGGCAATGACAGTCGCTGTGTACCGTTCTTGTTTTTCGTTATGTCCTTCGGATGCTGTTATGTTGGCGGTAACGTATTTGAAGAAGTACAGTCATGTCCAGTAAATGCAGAGGAATGGGAAAACCGAGGTCAAAAGAAGAATTGCCAGGAACCAATACCTTATTATATATGTGCCGCCATTGAGAACCGGCCAGGAAGGTTCGGAGAAATATGTACCCAGGCTGGACTATCGGAACCAG GATATTGTGTAATTTTGGATGAAACAACACAcaatttaaattacataatatgTAACGCATCATCTGGGTGTCCGCAGTCTCACTACCTTTCTAAAGAATCGTACAaat ACCCAGTATGCTATAATACATCATACAG AGAAACAACTACATCAATTTCGCTAACTGGAACTGAACAAGATGAACAAATTAC GACAAGAACTCTCGAAAAGACCAAACAAAAAGGATCTGTTCATGCACTCGCTATCTCTACGTTCATGGTATTcctttgtgttttatttgtatttcttatgcctttgatgaaaaaaagaatatctaaacgaaaaaaaG ACTTAGAAAACAATGAAGCAGACGAGCCGCCACTACTAGTTAACACAG acAATAAATTAGAGGCACTATATacacaaaaattatcaacgtTAGGAAGATATATGAAATTTCAACTTGTAAAACTAAGTAGAGTTAAGAACCTTCGATTTTATATGGTCACGCACTCCGAATCGTTAAAGCTCCATGTTAAGGAAAACTTCGAAAGAATGATGAATTCAAGTTCAGTAGACTGGACCAAGTTTGATTTGGATACTGTATACACACTTCTGTCAAACTTTTGTGGCATAACACGTCCGGGTGCGGGCTGGGGCTACGAACCAACAGATGAAGACCTTTCTGTAGGGGCAGACATTGAAAGAATTAGAATCTTGGTGAACGAGTATTTGGATAGTAAAACGTTCAAAGTGGAAGAGGCTGACCAGATTATCGAAAGATGGAATTGGCTAAAAAAGGAAGTTGATTCACGTGATATTATCGATTTTGATCACGAGACAAAAATAAACTGCAAgtacttttga
- the LOC136273383 gene encoding uncharacterized protein isoform X1, whose translation MKLGNDSRCVPFLFFVMSFGCCYVGGNVFEEVQSCPVNAEEWENRGQKKNCQEPIPYYICAAIENRPGRFGEICTQAGLSEPGYCVILDETTHNLNYIICNASSGCPQSHYLSKESYKYPVCYNTSYRETTTSISLTGTEQDEQITTRTLEKTKQKGSVHALAISTFMVFLCVLFVFLMPLMKKRISKRKKDLENNEADEPPLLVNTDLKKNTKGSTHQAKQDNKLEALYTQKLSTLGRYMKFQLVKLSRVKNLRFYMVTHSESLKLHVKENFERMMNSSSVDWTKFDLDTVYTLLSNFCGITRPGAGWGYEPTDEDLSVGADIERIRILVNEYLDSKTFKVEEADQIIERWNWLKKEVDSRDIIDFDHETKINCKYF comes from the exons atgaagTTGGGCAATGACAGTCGCTGTGTACCGTTCTTGTTTTTCGTTATGTCCTTCGGATGCTGTTATGTTGGCGGTAACGTATTTGAAGAAGTACAGTCATGTCCAGTAAATGCAGAGGAATGGGAAAACCGAGGTCAAAAGAAGAATTGCCAGGAACCAATACCTTATTATATATGTGCCGCCATTGAGAACCGGCCAGGAAGGTTCGGAGAAATATGTACCCAGGCTGGACTATCGGAACCAG GATATTGTGTAATTTTGGATGAAACAACACAcaatttaaattacataatatgTAACGCATCATCTGGGTGTCCGCAGTCTCACTACCTTTCTAAAGAATCGTACAaat ACCCAGTATGCTATAATACATCATACAG AGAAACAACTACATCAATTTCGCTAACTGGAACTGAACAAGATGAACAAATTAC GACAAGAACTCTCGAAAAGACCAAACAAAAAGGATCTGTTCATGCACTCGCTATCTCTACGTTCATGGTATTcctttgtgttttatttgtatttcttatgcctttgatgaaaaaaagaatatctaaacgaaaaaaaG ACTTAGAAAACAATGAAGCAGACGAGCCGCCACTACTAGTTAACACAG acttgaaaaaaaataccaaggGATCGACTCATCAAGCGAAAcaag acAATAAATTAGAGGCACTATATacacaaaaattatcaacgtTAGGAAGATATATGAAATTTCAACTTGTAAAACTAAGTAGAGTTAAGAACCTTCGATTTTATATGGTCACGCACTCCGAATCGTTAAAGCTCCATGTTAAGGAAAACTTCGAAAGAATGATGAATTCAAGTTCAGTAGACTGGACCAAGTTTGATTTGGATACTGTATACACACTTCTGTCAAACTTTTGTGGCATAACACGTCCGGGTGCGGGCTGGGGCTACGAACCAACAGATGAAGACCTTTCTGTAGGGGCAGACATTGAAAGAATTAGAATCTTGGTGAACGAGTATTTGGATAGTAAAACGTTCAAAGTGGAAGAGGCTGACCAGATTATCGAAAGATGGAATTGGCTAAAAAAGGAAGTTGATTCACGTGATATTATCGATTTTGATCACGAGACAAAAATAAACTGCAAgtacttttga
- the LOC136273383 gene encoding uncharacterized protein isoform X3: MKLGNDSRCVPFLFFVMSFGCCYVGGNVFEEVQSCPVNAEEWENRGQKKNCQEPIPYYICAAIENRPGRFGEICTQAGLSEPGYCVILDETTHNLNYIICNASSGCPQSHYLSKESYKYPVCYNTSYRETTTSISLTGTEQDEQITTRTLEKTKQKGSVHALAISTFMT; the protein is encoded by the exons atgaagTTGGGCAATGACAGTCGCTGTGTACCGTTCTTGTTTTTCGTTATGTCCTTCGGATGCTGTTATGTTGGCGGTAACGTATTTGAAGAAGTACAGTCATGTCCAGTAAATGCAGAGGAATGGGAAAACCGAGGTCAAAAGAAGAATTGCCAGGAACCAATACCTTATTATATATGTGCCGCCATTGAGAACCGGCCAGGAAGGTTCGGAGAAATATGTACCCAGGCTGGACTATCGGAACCAG GATATTGTGTAATTTTGGATGAAACAACACAcaatttaaattacataatatgTAACGCATCATCTGGGTGTCCGCAGTCTCACTACCTTTCTAAAGAATCGTACAaat ACCCAGTATGCTATAATACATCATACAG AGAAACAACTACATCAATTTCGCTAACTGGAACTGAACAAGATGAACAAATTAC GACAAGAACTCTCGAAAAGACCAAACAAAAAGGATCTGTTCATGCACTCGCTATCTCTACGTTCATG ACTTAG